Proteins encoded together in one Leptospira bourretii window:
- a CDS encoding response regulator transcription factor, whose product MKILILEDEPVHAKYLTKLLNDILDLSTTEISHVASVDEAYICLKQTSIDLFFLDLNIFGSDSFEVLDRFPEKSINTIVVSANPENAVRAFEYGVIDFLAKPVSEERLRLSLERYSFFTNANLRKNKNNTKSRLLKVNLDQLENRLSQLMEVEKIYQNEDLSLEVLAEELELHPRQLSEYLNEKKSTNFSSFLHSYRIKEAKYLLEKYPEKKVSDIGFAVGYKSLSNFYDAFKKEQKITASEYRQRTFISSIISNTTETNNFINV is encoded by the coding sequence ATGAAAATATTAATCCTAGAAGATGAACCAGTTCATGCAAAATATCTAACCAAGTTATTGAACGATATTTTGGATTTGTCTACTACTGAAATCAGTCATGTTGCATCTGTGGATGAGGCTTATATTTGTTTAAAACAAACATCTATCGATTTATTTTTTTTAGATCTCAATATTTTCGGTTCTGATAGTTTCGAGGTTTTGGACAGATTCCCCGAAAAGTCGATAAATACTATTGTTGTTTCGGCCAATCCAGAAAATGCAGTCCGGGCTTTTGAATACGGTGTCATTGACTTCCTCGCAAAACCAGTCTCAGAAGAAAGATTAAGATTGTCCTTAGAAAGATATTCATTTTTTACAAATGCCAACTTAAGAAAAAACAAAAATAATACAAAATCACGATTGTTAAAAGTAAACTTAGACCAGCTCGAAAACCGTCTATCCCAACTGATGGAAGTAGAAAAAATTTATCAGAACGAAGATTTATCTCTCGAAGTTCTTGCAGAAGAACTAGAGTTACACCCAAGACAACTTTCTGAATATTTGAATGAAAAAAAAAGCACTAACTTTAGTTCTTTTTTACATAGTTACCGAATCAAAGAAGCCAAATACCTTTTAGAAAAATATCCCGAGAAAAAAGTCAGCGATATTGGATTTGCAGTTGGATACAAATCACTTTCTAATTTTTATGATGCTTTCAAAAAAGAGCAGAAAATTACCGCATCAGAATATCGACAGAGGACTTTCATTTCCTCTATAATCTCTAACACCACCGAAACTAACAATTTCATTAATGTCTGA
- a CDS encoding DUF4442 domain-containing protein → MRKENSNQFQLDPKWKWLEFFLGFKYAINLYSPFVGSGIRVIKYDKEKHQIDVRLKMNFFTRGYMGTHFGGSIYSMCDPFYVYLLIKRLGNLYMIWDKHAEIDYIKQNKESVFAKFEVTDSDIENIKFLLTKQKKTNYTFSTNIVDSQGDIVASVKKNIYIRRMGTNTKNEKSEY, encoded by the coding sequence ATGAGAAAAGAAAATTCCAATCAATTTCAACTTGATCCCAAATGGAAGTGGCTGGAATTTTTTTTGGGTTTTAAATATGCCATCAACCTATATAGCCCTTTTGTAGGATCAGGAATTCGAGTAATCAAATATGACAAAGAAAAACATCAAATTGACGTAAGATTAAAAATGAATTTTTTTACTCGAGGGTATATGGGAACTCATTTTGGGGGATCTATCTATTCCATGTGTGATCCATTCTATGTATACTTACTGATAAAGCGATTAGGAAATCTTTATATGATTTGGGACAAACATGCAGAGATTGATTATATCAAACAAAACAAGGAATCAGTGTTTGCAAAATTTGAAGTAACGGACAGTGATATAGAAAATATCAAATTTCTTTTAACAAAACAAAAGAAAACAAATTATACTTTTTCAACCAACATAGTTGATTCGCAAGGGGACATCGTTGCCTCAGTTAAAAAAAACATATACATCAGAAGAATGGGAACCAATACAAAAAATGAAAAATCAGAGTATTGA
- a CDS encoding TetR/AcrR family transcriptional regulator, whose translation MARSVTEKNDLVSPLLELFCDHGVDGVSIKMVGEATGLGKGSIYYFFPSGKSDMLEFVLNHAERTLSEKMAVLTDYKIKGRRGVDEFLNFFVNDKVFLGYIHFVSILVLSKQKELYLHKINLFYEDMTSKLAKAIVKEGYSPSKAWNIAENVTVSIYGSYLFSCSLSNESYFTNRIKKLNKIVSENLKTKP comes from the coding sequence ATGGCAAGATCGGTAACAGAAAAAAACGATTTGGTTTCTCCATTACTTGAGTTATTTTGTGACCACGGCGTTGATGGTGTATCCATTAAAATGGTTGGAGAAGCCACAGGTTTAGGGAAAGGAAGTATTTATTATTTTTTTCCAAGTGGAAAGTCTGATATGCTTGAATTTGTTTTGAATCATGCAGAACGCACTCTTTCTGAAAAAATGGCTGTACTTACTGATTATAAAATAAAAGGTAGAAGAGGGGTTGATGAGTTCCTGAATTTTTTTGTTAACGATAAAGTTTTTCTGGGTTATATTCATTTTGTGAGCATTTTGGTTTTGTCAAAACAGAAGGAATTGTATCTTCATAAAATTAATTTATTTTATGAAGATATGACATCCAAACTTGCGAAAGCCATTGTAAAAGAAGGATATTCCCCAAGTAAGGCATGGAACATTGCGGAAAACGTTACAGTATCCATTTATGGCAGTTATCTTTTTTCTTGTTCTTTAAGTAATGAAAGTTATTTTACCAATCGAATCAAAAAACTAAATAAAATTGTTTCGGAAAATTTAAAAACAAAACCTTAA
- a CDS encoding transcriptional regulator → MVLSKVCVSDTETQLELYTKESKKVCVLKEGMLFRDDSGASYPFIKSEGVGLCPKRTQMKNTPFTLYFPSISSETKSFDLIEDKNAKHAHKPWVFEKVDLTQCVWK, encoded by the coding sequence GTGGTTTTGAGTAAAGTTTGTGTTTCTGATACAGAAACACAATTGGAATTATACACAAAAGAATCTAAAAAGGTATGTGTTTTAAAAGAAGGGATGTTGTTCCGAGATGATTCGGGAGCTTCTTATCCATTCATAAAATCCGAAGGAGTGGGGCTCTGTCCCAAAAGAACCCAGATGAAAAATACTCCATTTACTTTATATTTCCCAAGTATTTCTTCTGAAACAAAATCCTTCGACTTAATTGAAGATAAAAATGCAAAACATGCACACAAACCTTGGGTTTTCGAAAAAGTAGATTTAACCCAATGTGTTTGGAAATAA
- a CDS encoding high-potential iron-sulfur protein → MADKKPSAPLPEGMHPVSESDPTAKALGFHQDAKQTDFILYPERKEPGSKNQFCKHCAQFTKINESWGKCNIISSGVVSTEGWCSAWSQRT, encoded by the coding sequence ATGGCAGATAAAAAACCTTCTGCCCCTTTGCCAGAGGGTATGCATCCAGTTTCGGAATCGGACCCAACTGCCAAAGCACTTGGGTTTCATCAGGATGCCAAACAAACTGATTTTATCCTTTATCCAGAAAGAAAAGAACCAGGATCCAAAAATCAATTTTGCAAACACTGTGCACAATTTACAAAGATCAATGAAAGCTGGGGGAAATGTAATATCATTTCCTCTGGTGTTGTGTCAACAGAAGGTTGGTGTTCTGCTTGGTCACAAAGAACCTAA
- the katG gene encoding catalase/peroxidase HPI, with translation MRTTNISAIAILVLSFSSLGAADTKESASSMERQGNSNQFWWPERLDLAPLRQHAAESNPMGRQYNYSKEFKDLDIQQIKEEIKTLMKTSQDWWPSDYGHYGPFFIRMAWHSAGTYRISDGRGGAGGGQQRFEPLNSWPDNANLDKARRLLWPIKKKYGKKISWADLMVLTGNVALESMGFKTYGFAGGRTDDWEADLVYWGPEKKWLADERYEGERKLKNPLGAVQMGLIYVNPEGPNGNPDPLAAAKDIRETFGRMAMNDEETVALIAGGHTFGKAHGKADPSKHVGKEPAAAGIEEQGFGWKNNYKKGNAEDTITSGLEGAWTANPTKWTTQYLNNLFGFEWVQTKSPAGAIQWIPKDGAGANMVPDAHDKTLRHAPIMFTTDLALKFDPSYKVIAKKFQENPKEFELAFAKAWFKLTHRDMGPLSRYISKDLPKEPLIWQDPLPAVDHKLVGAKEIENLKGKILKSGLTIPELVRVAWASAASFRSTDMRGGANGARIRLAPQKSWPVNDPEELTKVLKKLEQIQSDFNESGNKISLADLIVLAGNTAIEDAAKKAGVDVKVPFTPGRTDATPEQTDVYSFSVLEPKADAFRNYYGAGNSLSPTEMLVDRSNMLSLTIPEMTVLLGGMRSLDANSGKSKHGILTTRPGVLTNDFFVNLLDMSTKWQKSAQTDGVYEGVDRKTGAKKWTATSVDLILGSHSELRAVAEVYAADDGKDKFVKDFVSAWNKVMMLDRFDVKK, from the coding sequence ATGAGAACAACGAATATTTCTGCTATTGCCATTTTAGTGCTCTCTTTCAGCTCTTTAGGGGCTGCGGACACTAAAGAATCTGCAAGTTCGATGGAACGCCAAGGCAACTCTAATCAGTTTTGGTGGCCGGAAAGACTGGATTTGGCACCTCTCCGCCAACATGCGGCGGAATCCAACCCGATGGGGAGACAATACAACTACTCCAAAGAATTCAAAGACTTGGATATCCAACAGATAAAAGAAGAAATCAAAACCTTGATGAAAACCTCTCAAGATTGGTGGCCTTCAGACTACGGTCACTACGGCCCTTTTTTCATTCGGATGGCATGGCATAGCGCCGGAACTTACCGCATTTCAGACGGACGCGGGGGAGCCGGTGGTGGGCAACAAAGATTTGAGCCACTCAATAGTTGGCCTGACAATGCCAACCTTGACAAAGCAAGACGTCTCCTTTGGCCAATCAAAAAGAAATACGGAAAAAAAATCTCTTGGGCCGACCTTATGGTCCTCACTGGAAATGTGGCTCTGGAATCCATGGGATTCAAAACTTATGGGTTTGCAGGTGGACGAACAGATGATTGGGAAGCCGACCTTGTATACTGGGGACCAGAAAAAAAATGGTTGGCCGACGAACGATACGAAGGTGAAAGAAAATTAAAAAATCCACTTGGTGCCGTACAAATGGGACTTATTTATGTAAACCCAGAAGGACCAAATGGAAACCCAGACCCACTAGCAGCTGCTAAAGACATCAGAGAAACCTTTGGCCGAATGGCGATGAATGACGAAGAGACAGTGGCTCTGATTGCTGGTGGTCATACATTCGGAAAAGCTCATGGAAAAGCGGATCCTTCCAAACATGTAGGAAAAGAACCGGCTGCAGCTGGCATCGAAGAACAAGGATTTGGTTGGAAAAATAATTATAAAAAAGGAAATGCAGAAGATACCATTACCAGTGGACTGGAAGGTGCTTGGACTGCAAACCCAACTAAGTGGACCACTCAATATTTAAACAACTTGTTTGGTTTTGAATGGGTGCAAACCAAAAGCCCAGCAGGTGCGATCCAATGGATTCCAAAAGATGGGGCCGGAGCCAATATGGTTCCCGATGCTCACGACAAAACACTCCGACATGCTCCCATCATGTTCACAACAGACTTGGCTTTAAAATTTGATCCAAGTTACAAAGTGATTGCTAAAAAGTTCCAAGAAAATCCAAAAGAGTTCGAACTTGCTTTTGCAAAGGCATGGTTTAAACTCACACATAGAGATATGGGACCACTCTCCCGTTATATCTCAAAAGATTTACCGAAAGAACCACTCATTTGGCAAGACCCACTACCTGCCGTTGACCATAAGTTAGTTGGTGCAAAAGAGATCGAAAACCTAAAAGGAAAAATCCTAAAATCAGGTCTGACAATCCCTGAGTTAGTAAGAGTTGCTTGGGCCTCGGCTGCAAGTTTCCGTAGCACTGATATGCGAGGGGGAGCAAATGGAGCAAGAATTCGTTTGGCACCTCAAAAAAGTTGGCCCGTAAATGATCCAGAAGAGTTAACAAAGGTATTAAAGAAGTTGGAACAAATCCAATCTGATTTTAACGAATCCGGAAATAAAATTTCACTTGCCGACTTAATTGTGTTAGCTGGAAATACTGCAATCGAAGATGCGGCAAAAAAAGCGGGAGTTGATGTGAAAGTTCCTTTTACCCCAGGGAGAACGGATGCCACACCTGAACAAACAGATGTTTATTCCTTTTCGGTGTTAGAACCAAAAGCAGATGCATTCCGCAACTACTATGGTGCCGGAAACTCTTTGTCTCCAACGGAAATGTTAGTGGATCGTTCCAATATGTTATCCCTTACCATTCCAGAAATGACAGTTCTTTTGGGTGGAATGAGATCTCTCGATGCAAATTCGGGAAAATCAAAACACGGAATCCTCACCACTCGCCCAGGAGTTCTTACCAACGACTTCTTTGTCAACTTACTTGATATGTCGACAAAATGGCAAAAATCTGCTCAAACTGATGGAGTATATGAAGGGGTCGATCGCAAAACAGGCGCTAAGAAATGGACAGCCACTTCTGTGGATCTAATCCTTGGATCTCATTCTGAACTACGTGCTGTAGCGGAAGTATATGCGGCAGATGATGGAAAGGATAAGTTTGTAAAAGACTTTGTTTCCGCTTGGAACAAAGTGATGATGCTCGACAGGTTTGACGTAAAGAAATAA
- a CDS encoding ethanolamine ammonia-lyase subunit EutB: MGYRIILGTKTYHFSELKDLLAKASPHRSGDVLAGLSATNQEERVAAQMLLADVYLSEFLNVELIPANKDEVTRLILDSHNREAFALISHLTVGGLRDFLLAETTDDAVITSIRWGITPEMVAAVSKLMSNQDLILVGNKIKVITKFRNTLGLPGRLSVRLQPNHPTDDPKGIAASLFDGLLLGSGDAVIGINPATDNIPTNIALLEMLDNLIQKYSIPTQSCILSHVTTSMEVMKRGAPLDLVFQSIGGTEDLNKSFGVSLSLLKESREMALSLKRGTVGDHVMYFETGQGSALSAGAHHGIDQQTLEVRAYAVAREFSPLLVNTVVGFIGPEYLYNGKQIIRAGLEDHFCGKLLGLPMGVDVCYTNHAEADQDDMDTLLTLLGVAGCTYIMGVPGADDVMLSYQSTSFHDALYLRQVLGLKPAPEFEDWLLSRGIFSNKIGFLPKENRELSLLEDLLGK; this comes from the coding sequence ATGGGTTATAGAATTATCCTTGGCACAAAAACTTACCATTTCTCCGAATTAAAAGATCTGTTAGCAAAGGCAAGTCCCCATAGATCTGGAGACGTTCTGGCTGGATTATCAGCAACAAACCAGGAAGAACGAGTAGCTGCTCAAATGTTACTTGCTGATGTATATCTTTCTGAATTTTTAAATGTAGAGCTCATACCGGCAAACAAAGATGAGGTGACAAGGCTCATTTTAGACTCCCATAACAGAGAGGCCTTTGCTTTGATTTCTCACCTGACAGTGGGTGGGCTTCGTGATTTTTTGTTAGCAGAAACAACTGATGATGCAGTAATTACTTCGATTCGATGGGGAATAACGCCTGAGATGGTTGCTGCAGTCTCCAAACTCATGTCCAACCAGGACTTGATCTTAGTTGGAAATAAAATTAAGGTGATCACAAAATTTAGAAATACCTTGGGATTACCAGGTCGGCTTTCTGTTCGTTTGCAACCAAACCATCCTACAGATGATCCCAAAGGAATTGCTGCCAGCCTTTTCGATGGGTTACTACTCGGAAGTGGAGATGCTGTCATTGGAATTAACCCAGCTACCGATAATATCCCGACTAACATTGCTTTACTAGAGATGTTAGACAATCTTATCCAAAAGTATTCCATTCCCACACAGTCTTGTATCTTATCCCATGTGACCACTTCGATGGAGGTGATGAAACGAGGAGCTCCTTTGGATTTGGTTTTTCAGTCGATTGGAGGAACCGAAGATTTAAACAAAAGTTTTGGTGTTTCACTTTCTCTTTTGAAAGAATCAAGAGAAATGGCGCTTTCCTTAAAACGCGGGACAGTTGGCGATCATGTAATGTATTTTGAAACAGGGCAAGGCAGTGCTTTGTCAGCAGGAGCCCACCACGGAATCGACCAACAGACGTTAGAAGTGAGGGCCTATGCAGTTGCCAGAGAATTTTCTCCCCTCCTTGTGAACACCGTTGTTGGTTTTATTGGTCCAGAATATTTATACAATGGAAAACAAATCATTCGTGCGGGTCTTGAAGATCATTTTTGTGGAAAATTGTTGGGATTACCTATGGGTGTGGATGTTTGTTATACAAATCATGCGGAAGCCGACCAAGATGATATGGATACATTATTGACATTGTTAGGTGTAGCTGGGTGCACTTATATTATGGGGGTGCCTGGTGCTGATGATGTGATGTTGTCTTACCAAAGTACATCCTTTCATGATGCATTGTATCTCAGGCAAGTATTGGGTTTAAAACCTGCTCCAGAATTTGAGGATTGGTTACTCAGCCGAGGAATATTTTCAAATAAAATTGGCTTTTTACCCAAAGAAAATCGGGAACTTAGTTTACTCGAAGATTTATTAGGAAAGTAA
- the eutC gene encoding ethanolamine ammonia-lyase subunit EutC, with amino-acid sequence MTFLEEWKQFSQARIGLNRSGGSISTKDMLKFRLDHARARDAVLLSPNFPSLLENLNVLGKEKNLPVVFVESRVQSKEEYLLRPDLGRRLSQDSLENLQKLGGEFDLVLIGVDGLSAKAIDDNLIPFLKILMQEMNQTGLRIGPLVLSKWGRVAIGDEIGEVLNAKISIVVIGERPGLSSADSLGVYITYRPQVGKTDESRNCISNIRPGGFVFESAAKKTMYLVKESMLRKLSGVELKDEMPPEFLLQSKDKNQIPDSH; translated from the coding sequence ATGACTTTTTTAGAAGAATGGAAACAATTTAGCCAAGCAAGGATCGGATTAAATCGATCTGGAGGATCAATTTCCACCAAAGATATGTTAAAGTTTCGTTTGGACCATGCAAGGGCAAGGGATGCTGTATTGCTTAGTCCCAATTTCCCGAGTTTACTTGAAAACTTAAATGTTTTGGGCAAAGAAAAAAACCTTCCTGTCGTATTTGTGGAAAGCAGAGTCCAATCCAAAGAAGAGTATTTGTTACGACCAGATTTAGGACGAAGACTCTCGCAAGATTCTCTTGAAAATTTGCAAAAGTTAGGTGGCGAATTTGACCTGGTTTTGATTGGTGTGGATGGGCTTTCTGCAAAAGCCATCGATGATAATTTGATTCCATTTCTAAAAATCTTAATGCAAGAAATGAATCAAACTGGTTTGCGAATTGGTCCACTTGTACTTTCAAAGTGGGGACGAGTGGCGATTGGGGACGAAATTGGTGAGGTTTTGAATGCTAAAATTTCGATCGTTGTGATTGGGGAACGTCCAGGTTTGTCTTCTGCTGATAGTTTGGGAGTGTATATCACCTACAGACCGCAAGTTGGCAAAACTGACGAAAGTCGCAATTGTATTTCCAATATTAGACCAGGTGGTTTTGTTTTTGAAAGTGCTGCCAAAAAAACAATGTATCTTGTGAAAGAATCAATGTTGCGAAAATTATCAGGTGTCGAATTAAAAGATGAGATGCCACCAGAGTTTTTATTGCAATCAAAAGACAAAAACCAAATTCCTGATTCCCATTGA
- a CDS encoding cysteine-rich CWC family protein produces the protein MNRKHEDKICPHCLRIFECKVGSISLCQCTKVTLSVEEREYIATQYADCLCYHCMETLAFEFRIGKSYKAITWSF, from the coding sequence ATGAATCGCAAACATGAAGATAAAATTTGTCCCCATTGTTTACGAATTTTTGAATGTAAGGTTGGTTCTATTAGTCTTTGTCAATGTACTAAAGTGACTCTATCTGTAGAAGAAAGAGAATATATAGCAACACAATATGCTGATTGTCTTTGTTACCATTGTATGGAAACTTTGGCCTTTGAATTCAGGATAGGCAAATCCTATAAGGCCATTACTTGGAGTTTTTGA
- a CDS encoding helix-turn-helix transcriptional regulator: MSVFFLVPLFASLANVSCFIENITRDHRFHRLLSLFYFTIGIQNAATAALCFASDETTGLAFWIFQCHSFFLLAPVLVAICSFCTGRRLLNQGTISIAVYALAVDLLCSSMPKTVVYGFTKFSFGMAPLVTQLGGILGGSVHFFAIALSLYFVLFPLEWNSFFERRTFLIALCVWWFGLFSNFLPMYGFDFPPLHPVVDATLSVLLSIYLNRFNASRPSVYSLFASILISLAVGLLFGIIVLSILPVFVYKEYLISIVTTLISLLFFAYLLKTTLKENRPNLSFSLPLENFGLSKQELRICELIAEGHSRSFIRLILNVSDGTLRNHLKNIYGKVLPESNSTSKDQLQRLTVFLSKQKIAERQNI; this comes from the coding sequence ATGAGTGTATTCTTTTTAGTTCCTTTGTTTGCATCTTTGGCAAATGTAAGTTGTTTTATTGAAAATATCACTCGTGACCATCGTTTTCACCGACTCTTAAGTCTTTTTTATTTTACAATTGGAATTCAGAACGCGGCCACAGCAGCTCTCTGTTTTGCTTCTGATGAGACCACTGGCCTTGCTTTTTGGATTTTCCAGTGCCATTCTTTTTTTCTCTTAGCCCCCGTTCTTGTTGCCATCTGTTCATTTTGTACGGGAAGGCGATTGTTGAATCAAGGGACTATCTCCATTGCCGTTTATGCCTTGGCTGTCGATTTACTTTGTTCTTCTATGCCAAAAACAGTTGTGTATGGTTTTACAAAATTTTCTTTTGGGATGGCCCCTCTTGTAACACAATTAGGCGGAATTCTAGGTGGTTCTGTTCATTTTTTTGCGATAGCTTTGTCTTTATACTTTGTTCTTTTCCCATTGGAATGGAATTCCTTTTTTGAACGTCGGACATTTCTCATTGCTCTTTGTGTTTGGTGGTTTGGATTGTTCTCCAACTTTTTGCCAATGTATGGATTTGATTTTCCTCCACTTCATCCGGTTGTGGATGCCACATTGTCCGTGTTATTATCAATTTATTTAAATCGGTTTAATGCATCCAGGCCCAGTGTTTATAGCCTATTTGCCTCTATATTAATCTCTCTTGCGGTGGGGTTACTTTTCGGAATCATTGTTTTAAGTATACTTCCTGTATTTGTTTATAAAGAATATCTAATCTCCATTGTTACAACACTGATTAGTCTTTTGTTTTTTGCCTATTTGCTAAAAACTACACTCAAAGAGAACAGGCCCAATCTTTCCTTCTCCTTACCACTTGAAAATTTTGGATTGTCCAAACAAGAACTAAGGATATGTGAGTTAATAGCAGAAGGGCACAGTCGTTCTTTCATTCGTTTGATTTTGAATGTTTCTGATGGAACATTAAGAAATCATTTAAAGAATATTTATGGCAAAGTCCTTCCCGAATCTAATTCCACTTCCAAAGACCAATTACAACGTTTGACTGTGTTTTTATCCAAACAAAAAATCGCTGAAAGACAAAACATTTAA
- a CDS encoding DUF1554 domain-containing protein, translating to MKQITTFDLKNCKNLFYSFHSVVNFTYGFIVSCFLMTNCSPSQLENTCDVNSKSFSKIVAAKSILGDTSHPCFPANVSNQTGFTVGGKISGLTGNGLILILNHKNSLIIPSGSTEFAFPTQIPVGANYEVNFATQAEGNYCELVNSTGTVLGKNVKDIEINCKASCIKCIIFITQNAYPANVGKASNFDSSCYADPNYPGTGNYKAMVVDEVSRRASITQNVGDGQIDWVFKANQAYIRPGGINIETSNANGLFTSSLSTPITTVSSDHWTGLNPDWTSYLDGACLKWTTNATFELGMTGDAYTQDILTLTAGRGLQQCSVNRELVCVEQ from the coding sequence TTGAAACAAATCACAACATTTGATTTAAAAAACTGTAAAAATCTTTTTTACAGTTTCCATTCCGTTGTTAATTTTACTTATGGATTCATTGTCTCCTGCTTTTTGATGACAAATTGTTCACCATCTCAATTAGAAAATACTTGTGATGTAAATTCCAAATCTTTTTCAAAAATCGTAGCAGCAAAATCAATATTAGGTGACACAAGCCATCCCTGTTTTCCAGCAAATGTATCAAATCAAACAGGCTTTACTGTTGGTGGTAAAATATCCGGTCTTACAGGAAACGGATTGATATTAATTTTAAATCATAAGAATTCACTTATAATTCCTTCTGGTAGCACAGAGTTTGCCTTTCCCACGCAGATCCCTGTTGGTGCTAATTACGAAGTAAATTTTGCAACGCAAGCGGAAGGTAACTACTGTGAGTTGGTCAATTCTACGGGGACGGTCTTAGGCAAAAACGTAAAAGATATTGAAATTAATTGTAAGGCTTCCTGTATCAAATGTATCATATTTATCACCCAGAATGCTTATCCTGCCAATGTTGGCAAAGCATCGAACTTTGATTCCAGTTGCTATGCGGATCCAAATTACCCTGGTACTGGTAATTATAAAGCAATGGTTGTCGACGAAGTATCACGAAGAGCAAGCATCACACAAAATGTCGGTGATGGTCAGATCGATTGGGTGTTTAAGGCAAACCAGGCGTATATACGACCCGGTGGGATCAATATAGAAACATCCAATGCCAATGGATTATTTACCTCAAGTCTTTCTACGCCAATTACAACCGTTAGCTCTGACCATTGGACAGGACTCAATCCAGATTGGACATCCTATTTGGATGGGGCTTGTTTGAAGTGGACTACAAACGCCACTTTTGAACTTGGAATGACTGGAGATGCTTATACCCAAGATATATTGACACTCACAGCAGGGAGAGGATTACAACAATGTTCCGTCAATCGTGAGTTAGTTTGTGTTGAACAATAA
- a CDS encoding glutathione S-transferase family protein produces MDNYQNQNLLLFFHPLASFCHKVLIALYENGTEFEPRLVDLMVEESSAELFAYWPVGKIPLLRDRVKEKTIPETSIIIEYLDEFYPGKERLIPTEKTSALETRLWDRFFDLYVSEPMQKIVVDRLRPIDQRDQLGVEQAYQRLPIAYGMLETQLNSRTFIAGESFTMADCSAVPALFYADTILSFRNKHPKLEAYFERLLERPSVKRTIDEAEPYFHMYPLFDNIPKRFLKEKK; encoded by the coding sequence ATGGATAACTATCAAAACCAAAACCTTTTGCTTTTCTTCCACCCACTTGCTTCCTTTTGCCATAAGGTTCTCATCGCGCTCTATGAAAATGGCACAGAGTTTGAGCCGAGGTTAGTGGATTTGATGGTGGAAGAGTCCAGCGCCGAACTATTTGCTTATTGGCCCGTTGGTAAAATCCCTCTCCTTCGTGACCGAGTGAAGGAAAAAACAATTCCAGAAACAAGTATCATCATTGAGTATTTGGATGAATTTTATCCCGGAAAAGAAAGGCTCATTCCTACAGAAAAAACCTCTGCCTTGGAAACTAGACTTTGGGACCGATTTTTTGATTTATATGTCAGCGAACCGATGCAGAAAATTGTCGTCGATCGTTTGCGTCCTATAGACCAGAGGGACCAACTTGGTGTAGAACAGGCTTACCAAAGGTTACCGATTGCCTATGGGATGTTAGAAACCCAGTTAAATTCCCGAACCTTCATTGCAGGCGAGAGTTTTACGATGGCCGATTGTTCGGCAGTTCCTGCGTTATTTTATGCTGATACGATTTTGAGTTTTAGAAACAAACATCCGAAACTGGAAGCATATTTTGAAAGATTGTTGGAGAGACCTTCCGTCAAACGAACGATAGACGAAGCGGAACCTTATTTTCATATGTATCCGTTATTTGACAATATTCCCAAACGGTTCTTGAAAGAAAAAAAGTAA
- a CDS encoding ArsR/SmtB family transcription factor, translating to MNYQSPGLEHIFHALADRSRLSMVERLSFGPASVKELAEPLDMALPSVLKHLKVLEEGGIVLSEKSGRVRTYRLDPKKLEGIDSWMEERKAAWNRSFDRLGSFLIESSDENSDGE from the coding sequence ATGAACTATCAATCACCAGGTTTGGAACATATCTTTCATGCACTTGCCGATCGCAGTCGATTGTCTATGGTCGAACGATTGAGTTTCGGCCCAGCATCAGTTAAGGAATTAGCAGAACCTTTGGACATGGCTCTACCCTCCGTGTTAAAACACTTAAAAGTATTAGAAGAAGGTGGGATAGTTTTATCAGAAAAGTCAGGACGGGTTCGCACATATAGATTGGATCCAAAAAAACTGGAAGGAATTGATTCTTGGATGGAAGAAAGAAAGGCAGCTTGGAATCGAAGTTTTGATCGATTGGGAAGTTTTTTAATCGAATCATCTGATGAAAATTCCGACGGAGAATAA